Proteins found in one Methanomicrobiales archaeon genomic segment:
- a CDS encoding PQQ-binding-like beta-propeller repeat protein: protein MGCDPIRLSIIVLFFLCLLLPAAAQESDGGGEVEELYPVIVEEEEEELPVDAETGLNATDGSAPPIAVSDTETEIELHQAPALYETLLWKYATVDRITAASIAADGSLAAAGTYRPGQIYVWDGNGTVQWTKGLSVPVNGISISPEGRYVAVAADRVYLFLRQGAEKWSRNTGYFAYSVAVSANGNRVAAGFDDGSIQVFDQEGREIARYAAEGNVISTAISENGSYVAGGSDDRAIYFLDSKGRLLWKRVTGGSVAGVAMSADGSLVGAGSTDRVAYFFDREGALLWKYAASRRISSVSISPEGNLAAVCEGSRIHVFTAEGRPLWVFDTTNEGNYVSTTSFGALVGPEITRAAISGHHLFAGSGSGDQRVYYFSLSAVKPVPEKQMGRLAARAVGLAEVHQEYLYTGGSAQDPGEYTYMSAVTHLDRDPDGPIRVRIAAAPEWVERQPGGIAGIRIAEWSGDGSPLVLETTFVGYDLFGNVVFEAVSDNSSARFGLTSQAASGERGLFDSLFLEPGLGGVGVLVVSAVMVTFIVLRHIFRRTSRKTSSRRR, encoded by the coding sequence ATGGGCTGCGATCCGATCCGACTCAGCATCATCGTTCTCTTCTTCCTGTGCCTCCTGCTTCCGGCCGCCGCTCAGGAATCGGATGGGGGCGGCGAGGTGGAGGAACTCTATCCCGTCATCGTCGAGGAGGAAGAGGAGGAACTCCCCGTGGATGCGGAGACCGGGCTGAACGCCACCGATGGCTCCGCCCCGCCTATTGCCGTCAGCGACACCGAAACGGAGATCGAACTCCACCAGGCTCCGGCCCTGTACGAAACCCTTCTCTGGAAGTACGCGACCGTGGACAGGATCACGGCAGCATCCATCGCGGCGGACGGATCCCTGGCGGCAGCGGGAACCTACCGCCCCGGCCAGATCTATGTCTGGGATGGAAACGGCACGGTCCAGTGGACGAAGGGGCTGAGCGTACCTGTCAACGGCATCTCGATCTCGCCGGAGGGCAGGTACGTCGCCGTTGCCGCAGACAGGGTATACCTCTTTCTCCGGCAGGGAGCGGAGAAGTGGAGCAGGAATACGGGATACTTCGCCTACAGCGTGGCAGTGTCAGCCAATGGTAACCGTGTTGCCGCCGGGTTTGACGATGGGAGCATCCAGGTGTTCGACCAGGAAGGGAGAGAGATCGCGCGGTATGCGGCAGAGGGCAACGTGATCAGCACTGCGATATCCGAAAATGGCAGCTATGTTGCAGGGGGTTCGGACGACAGGGCCATCTACTTCCTTGACTCCAAGGGAAGACTTCTCTGGAAGCGCGTCACGGGGGGCAGCGTGGCGGGTGTCGCCATGTCGGCTGACGGTTCACTCGTCGGAGCGGGTTCGACGGACCGCGTGGCGTACTTCTTCGATCGGGAGGGAGCGCTTCTCTGGAAGTACGCTGCCAGCAGACGGATCTCTTCAGTCTCCATATCTCCCGAGGGGAATCTGGCAGCGGTCTGCGAGGGGAGCCGGATCCACGTATTCACCGCCGAGGGAAGACCGCTGTGGGTCTTCGATACCACAAACGAGGGCAACTACGTCTCCACCACCTCGTTCGGCGCGCTGGTGGGCCCCGAGATCACCCGTGCTGCCATCTCGGGACATCATCTGTTTGCCGGCAGCGGCAGCGGCGATCAGCGGGTGTACTACTTCTCCCTGAGCGCCGTGAAGCCCGTGCCCGAGAAACAGATGGGAAGACTGGCTGCCCGTGCCGTCGGCCTGGCGGAAGTGCATCAGGAATACCTGTATACCGGCGGATCAGCCCAGGATCCGGGGGAGTACACCTACATGTCCGCCGTCACCCATCTCGACCGGGATCCGGATGGCCCGATTCGGGTGCGGATTGCGGCCGCCCCGGAGTGGGTGGAGAGGCAGCCCGGGGGGATAGCCGGGATACGCATCGCGGAGTGGAGCGGAGACGGGTCTCCGCTGGTGCTGGAGACGACGTTTGTGGGCTACGATCTGTTCGGCAACGTCGTCTTCGAAGCGGTCTCTGATAACTCGTCTGCCAGGTTCGGATTGACATCCCAGGCGGCCTCCGGGGAGCGCGGTCTTTTCGATTCCCTCTTTTTGGAGCCCGGGCTGGGTGGCGTCGGCGTCCTGGTCGTATCCGCAGTAATGGTCACATTCATCGTCCTTCGGCACATATTCCGCAGAACTTCCAGAAAGACGTCTTCGAGAAGGAGATAG
- a CDS encoding type IV pilin: MLRAEDADSHSLATILLIAITILLALLVLLLFHLPALEWSSGIPAIFVITSIHHESELYPHSLNYDSRIILRHSGSQEMKNDDLEAKIYKNGIPLRCNISTLNGHNFIGTHHYGVQWIGGSGCQGVFWSPGETLIIDLTDGTIRPGDTIRVDVLERSGKRVISRHTYQT, from the coding sequence ATGCTTCGAGCGGAGGACGCGGATTCACACTCCCTGGCCACCATCCTTCTGATTGCCATCACCATTCTCCTCGCTCTTCTGGTGCTCCTCCTCTTCCACCTGCCAGCACTGGAATGGTCGTCCGGCATTCCCGCCATCTTCGTCATCACCTCGATCCACCACGAGAGCGAACTGTATCCTCATTCCCTGAACTACGACAGCCGTATCATTCTCCGGCACAGCGGTTCGCAGGAGATGAAAAACGACGATCTAGAGGCGAAAATATACAAAAACGGCATACCGCTGCGCTGCAACATATCCACCCTGAACGGCCATAACTTCATTGGCACCCACCACTATGGAGTCCAGTGGATCGGCGGATCGGGGTGCCAGGGGGTATTCTGGAGTCCGGGGGAGACACTGATCATCGACCTGACCGACGGCACCATCCGCCCGGGAGATACGATCCGCGTGGATGTGCTGGAACGATCGGGAAAGCGGGTGATATCCCGCCACACTTATCAGACCTGA
- a CDS encoding SHOCT domain-containing protein — protein sequence MGRRITRSFTVGGETGTIFDLTRNYLSTLNYSVVNAERPIHLEVRRGTTHGSYTSFHVDRWITTLRVYLSPGSEGVKVLFDYDISIPSTGILTRTDLEFIEDEFNNYRKFIQERQGQVRGAEASEHGERAAVEESRTFAAPEYVTELEHLARLRDRGIITAEDFDSKKRQLLNLEWTEKGLER from the coding sequence ATGGGAAGGCGGATTACCCGATCGTTTACTGTCGGCGGAGAGACGGGCACCATATTCGATCTCACCAGAAACTACCTCTCCACGCTGAACTATTCGGTGGTCAATGCGGAGAGACCCATCCATCTGGAGGTGAGACGGGGAACGACGCACGGCTCGTACACGTCCTTCCACGTGGATCGCTGGATCACGACGCTGCGGGTGTATCTCTCGCCGGGCAGCGAGGGCGTCAAGGTGCTCTTCGACTACGACATCTCGATCCCATCGACGGGCATCCTGACAAGGACCGATCTGGAGTTCATCGAGGACGAGTTCAACAACTATCGGAAGTTCATCCAGGAACGGCAGGGGCAGGTGAGGGGGGCGGAGGCGAGCGAGCACGGCGAGCGGGCAGCGGTGGAGGAGTCCCGGACCTTCGCTGCACCGGAGTACGTGACGGAGCTCGAGCACCTGGCAAGACTGCGGGACAGGGGGATCATCACGGCGGAGGACTTCGACAGCAAGAAGCGGCAGCTTCTGAACCTGGAATGGACGGAAAAAGGGCTGGAGAGGTAG
- a CDS encoding DUF99 family protein — MHIAKRGLRALGIAESFSGRERSILGGVVMRKDLRVDGMACTHVTVGGMDATDAVLRLIADLRRRDINLLLISGCVIAWYNIIDPEEIARRTSLPVIIVTYEESEGLEGDICRHFPGDAGRLSAYRRLGPRTPVPLHTGHTVYLRVSGISAADAARLCNDFTLEGKTPEPVRLAQLLARAVLRYSGSRHPLSG, encoded by the coding sequence ATGCATATTGCCAAAAGAGGGCTCCGGGCGCTGGGCATCGCCGAGAGTTTCAGCGGTAGAGAGCGGTCCATTCTCGGCGGGGTCGTGATGCGAAAGGATCTCCGCGTCGACGGCATGGCCTGCACGCACGTCACCGTCGGGGGCATGGATGCCACGGACGCCGTGCTGCGGCTGATCGCGGACCTGCGACGTCGGGATATCAACCTCCTCCTGATCAGCGGATGTGTCATCGCCTGGTACAACATCATCGACCCCGAAGAGATTGCCCGCCGCACCTCGCTTCCGGTCATCATTGTCACGTACGAGGAGTCGGAAGGACTCGAAGGCGATATCTGCCGCCATTTTCCGGGGGATGCCGGCAGGCTCTCCGCGTACCGCAGACTGGGCCCCCGCACCCCCGTGCCCCTGCACACCGGCCATACCGTGTATCTGCGGGTGAGCGGAATATCGGCCGCCGACGCAGCACGGCTCTGCAACGACTTCACGCTCGAGGGTAAGACTCCCGAACCGGTCCGGCTCGCCCAACTCCTGGCCCGGGCGGTGCTGCGGTATTCGGGAAGCCGGCATCCGCTATCCGGTTGA
- the aglJ gene encoding S-layer glycoprotein N-glycosyltransferase AglJ: protein MSVPRDDVCIFIPTLNEAPTIGQLVSEFRELGYLHILVVDGGSTDGTIEIARAAGAKVHIQTSRGKGNAIIEALDLIDRPYVLMLDGDGTYSPRDAEIMLRPLSLGYDHVIGNRLNNPNSAAFSRLNLFGNRIINGLFKFAHRRDLCDILSGYRAFTLDSLRQMHLKEGGFAIETEMSVGAVRNNQRVMVVPVKYTERQGTATKLNPIQDGVRIAGAIYRLARMNNPLFYFGLLGVAMVILGSITGVYVVLEWLKDIEHLPLTILTVLLITVGFEIFMFGVISDMILTFHREIIREIQQPPREPK from the coding sequence ATGAGCGTTCCCAGAGACGACGTCTGCATCTTCATACCCACGCTGAACGAAGCCCCCACCATCGGGCAGCTCGTCTCAGAGTTCCGGGAACTCGGCTACCTCCACATCCTGGTCGTGGACGGGGGCAGCACCGACGGCACGATCGAGATCGCCAGGGCTGCCGGCGCCAAAGTCCACATCCAGACCAGCAGGGGGAAGGGGAACGCGATCATCGAGGCGCTCGACCTGATCGATCGCCCCTACGTGCTGATGCTGGATGGAGACGGCACCTACTCGCCCCGGGACGCGGAGATCATGCTGAGGCCGCTCTCGCTGGGGTACGACCATGTCATCGGCAACCGTCTGAACAACCCGAACTCCGCCGCATTCTCGCGGCTGAATCTGTTCGGAAACCGCATCATCAACGGGCTCTTCAAATTCGCGCACCGGCGGGATCTCTGCGACATCCTCTCGGGGTACCGGGCATTCACCCTGGACTCGCTGCGGCAGATGCATCTGAAAGAGGGGGGATTCGCGATCGAGACCGAGATGTCGGTGGGCGCCGTGCGCAACAACCAGCGGGTGATGGTCGTGCCGGTAAAGTATACAGAGCGGCAGGGCACCGCGACCAAACTGAACCCCATCCAGGACGGTGTCCGCATTGCCGGAGCGATCTACCGCCTTGCCCGGATGAACAATCCTCTCTTCTACTTCGGTCTGCTCGGCGTCGCGATGGTGATCCTCGGGTCGATCACCGGCGTGTACGTCGTGCTGGAGTGGCTGAAGGACATCGAACATCTCCCGCTCACCATCCTGACCGTGCTCCTGATCACCGTGGGATTCGAGATCTTCATGTTCGGGGTGATCAGCGACATGATCCTGACCTTCCACCGCGAGATCATCCGGGAGATCCAGCAGCCCCCGAGAGAGCCCAAATAA
- a CDS encoding aldolase, whose product MRDPEIARIGRRLFAEGLTGGNFGNFSVREGKGFWIKRTGAYMDEPGTAVFVPFSGSPPPEASRESVVHRAIYLRTNRRAVLHVHPPYAVAASMVRDLVEPKDVEGGMICPRIAVIEGRAGSEELAERVADALAAAAVVLVRGHGTFSCGSTLEEAYLVTSAVEHSCRILHILGELRPMEKRTAPGT is encoded by the coding sequence TTGCGGGATCCGGAGATTGCGAGGATAGGCAGGCGTCTGTTCGCGGAAGGGCTGACCGGCGGCAACTTCGGAAACTTCAGCGTCCGCGAGGGGAAGGGCTTCTGGATCAAGCGGACGGGGGCCTATATGGACGAACCGGGAACCGCGGTATTCGTGCCGTTCTCTGGCAGCCCCCCTCCCGAGGCCTCGCGGGAGTCCGTCGTCCACCGCGCGATCTACCTCCGGACGAACCGCCGCGCGGTGCTGCATGTACACCCGCCGTACGCCGTTGCCGCGTCCATGGTGCGGGACCTGGTTGAGCCGAAGGATGTCGAGGGCGGGATGATTTGCCCCCGCATCGCAGTCATCGAAGGGAGAGCGGGGTCGGAGGAGCTGGCAGAGCGCGTGGCGGATGCGCTGGCCGCTGCCGCAGTCGTGCTCGTGCGGGGGCACGGCACGTTCTCCTGCGGCAGCACGCTGGAAGAGGCGTATCTCGTCACCTCGGCCGTGGAGCACTCCTGCCGCATCCTCCACATCCTGGGCGAGCTCCGTCCGATGGAGAAACGAACGGCCCCGGGTACCTGA
- a CDS encoding Fe-S cluster assembly protein HesB has product MSASSSGKAAEILRLLSSEYGRIEWWDSDPDGVMIGAILTQQTRWENVERALERLREVGLLSLDRLCDAPADVVERAIRSSGFYRVKARRLQNLARHVRTCGGVERMQEMTTAELRQQLLSVHGVGEETADSILCYGFSRPCFVMDAYTERICRCAGIPGNRDALRRAFENAVSGDPEACRQSHAHIVEYAKERCAKKRCDSCGIRRLRG; this is encoded by the coding sequence ATGTCGGCATCCAGTTCAGGTAAGGCAGCGGAGATCCTCCGCCTCCTATCCTCGGAATACGGCCGCATCGAATGGTGGGACTCCGATCCGGACGGCGTGATGATCGGTGCGATCCTGACGCAGCAGACCCGCTGGGAGAACGTGGAGAGGGCGCTGGAACGGCTCCGCGAGGTGGGGCTACTCTCCCTGGACCGGCTATGCGATGCACCCGCTGACGTGGTGGAGCGTGCCATCCGCAGCAGCGGTTTCTACCGGGTAAAGGCGCGGCGCCTCCAGAACCTGGCGCGACACGTACGCACGTGCGGGGGCGTGGAGCGGATGCAGGAGATGACCACCGCCGAGCTACGGCAGCAGCTGCTCTCCGTACACGGCGTTGGGGAAGAGACGGCGGACAGCATCCTCTGCTATGGCTTCTCCCGCCCCTGCTTTGTCATGGATGCGTATACGGAGAGGATATGCCGCTGTGCGGGCATTCCGGGGAATCGCGATGCACTCCGCCGTGCGTTCGAGAACGCCGTATCGGGAGACCCCGAGGCATGCCGCCAGAGCCATGCCCACATCGTGGAGTACGCCAAAGAGCGCTGTGCAAAGAAGAGGTGCGACAGTTGCGGGATCCGGAGATTGCGAGGATAG
- the npdG gene encoding NADPH-dependent F420 reductase, translating into MKIGILGGTGDIGEGMALRLSLHHEVILGSREERKACEASDLTVQALKARGLRAACRGADNQGAVDEADIVVLAIPFKHVASTLQSISGFEDKIVISPVNPIERSDCFYYAPPPEGSAGMLIQSLLPESARVCTAFNNIAANRWKAIGESLDYSVAVCGDDPQAKRQVMDLVASMPNLRAFDAGPLRASSMVESITPVLLNIARFNRMKDVGIQFR; encoded by the coding sequence GTGAAGATAGGTATCCTGGGCGGAACCGGGGACATCGGCGAAGGAATGGCGCTCCGGCTCTCGCTGCACCACGAAGTGATCCTCGGCTCCCGCGAGGAGCGGAAGGCCTGCGAGGCGAGCGACCTGACGGTGCAGGCGCTGAAGGCGCGGGGGCTCCGAGCAGCCTGCAGGGGGGCGGACAACCAGGGCGCCGTGGACGAAGCCGATATCGTGGTTCTCGCCATTCCCTTCAAGCATGTGGCGTCCACGCTCCAGAGCATCAGCGGATTCGAGGACAAGATCGTGATCAGCCCCGTGAACCCGATCGAGCGGTCCGATTGCTTTTACTATGCGCCTCCTCCCGAAGGCTCCGCGGGCATGCTGATTCAGAGTCTCCTCCCGGAGAGCGCCCGGGTCTGCACCGCTTTCAACAACATCGCTGCGAACCGCTGGAAGGCGATCGGCGAGTCCCTGGACTACTCTGTCGCGGTATGCGGCGACGATCCGCAGGCGAAGCGGCAGGTCATGGACCTGGTGGCTTCGATGCCGAACCTGCGTGCGTTCGACGCCGGGCCGCTTCGCGCATCGTCCATGGTGGAGAGCATCACCCCCGTCCTTCTCAACATCGCCCGGTTCAACAGGATGAAGGATGTCGGCATCCAGTTCAGGTAA
- the trxA gene encoding thioredoxin, protein MSKPVLIDFYADWCGPCKRQSPMIDELATRMGDKVDIRKINVDEHMDEAERYGIQVVPTLIIEKDGRVVQTLEGLTTAQTLEILLQPLVEE, encoded by the coding sequence ATGAGTAAACCCGTTCTGATAGATTTTTACGCAGACTGGTGCGGTCCGTGCAAACGGCAGTCACCCATGATCGACGAGCTGGCGACCCGGATGGGAGATAAGGTGGATATCCGGAAGATCAACGTGGACGAGCATATGGACGAGGCCGAACGCTACGGGATCCAGGTGGTTCCCACCCTGATCATCGAGAAGGACGGCAGGGTCGTGCAGACCCTGGAAGGGCTCACCACCGCACAGACCCTGGAAATCCTGCTGCAGCCGCTGGTGGAAGAGTGA
- a CDS encoding DUF2795 domain-containing protein, which yields MEPSVRGGEESLRTPGSASQFQSYTKGIDYPKSKREVVEYMRRMNAPDEVIREAESLPDQEFRSAAELSQAFGKIR from the coding sequence ATGGAGCCCTCGGTTCGGGGTGGCGAAGAGTCGCTCCGGACGCCGGGAAGCGCCTCGCAGTTCCAGTCCTACACCAAGGGGATCGACTACCCGAAGTCCAAGCGGGAGGTAGTCGAGTACATGCGGAGGATGAACGCTCCCGACGAAGTCATCCGTGAGGCAGAATCCCTGCCGGATCAGGAGTTCCGCTCTGCCGCCGAGCTGAGTCAGGCATTCGGGAAGATCAGATAA
- a CDS encoding preprotein translocase subunit SecD, which translates to MRADDVKRLLRDWRVLLVVILTIASLIAIFPHIDDGKPATALQFGLDLEGGAWLQLEFKAVIAGFDTDRPVQDFVGDLQKRLDAEVYLVEENKLEIRRLYTEPELASAFSASGGQLVSYEQGVSRATADDVKRILEDKLNSLGTRDAKVNTLTSLSGIARYVRVELAGVDMTTARDIVGKQGKFEIRIVTSGNQTEHVLFGDAITSVGVPERDPQQGTWGVPFTLSDEGAAAFRRAAIDHNAVNDPDNHELIMLLDNRSVYSAPLSPDLANQLRSGPVRVLSASTGAGQEALDRAMALEIHLRAGALPVEVSVAGSGSVPASLGDHFKTMCLYAGILAVLTVGAVVYFRYREPMVVFPMMAINVAEIIILLGIARFIQQLDLAAIAGIIAVLGTGIDQLVVITDEVLHEGRVPSPNLYLKRLSRALGIIVVAAATVVIAMLPLVLMDLSTLRGFAIVTIIGVLIGVLVTRPAYGRIIMTILSR; encoded by the coding sequence GTGCGAGCAGATGACGTGAAACGGCTGCTCCGCGACTGGCGCGTGCTTCTGGTGGTCATCCTCACGATCGCCTCCCTGATTGCCATATTCCCTCACATCGATGACGGCAAACCGGCAACGGCGCTCCAGTTCGGGCTCGACCTGGAGGGCGGGGCCTGGCTCCAGCTGGAGTTCAAGGCGGTGATCGCCGGCTTCGACACGGATCGCCCAGTCCAGGACTTCGTCGGCGATCTGCAGAAACGGCTTGACGCCGAGGTCTACCTTGTCGAGGAGAACAAGCTCGAGATCCGCAGGCTCTACACCGAACCCGAGCTCGCCTCCGCCTTCTCGGCCTCCGGGGGGCAGCTCGTCTCCTACGAGCAGGGGGTCTCCCGCGCGACGGCGGACGACGTAAAGCGGATCCTGGAAGACAAGCTGAACAGCCTGGGCACCCGTGACGCGAAGGTAAACACGCTCACCTCGCTCTCGGGGATCGCGCGCTATGTGCGGGTGGAGCTGGCCGGTGTGGACATGACAACGGCGCGCGACATCGTGGGCAAGCAGGGCAAGTTCGAGATCCGGATCGTGACCTCGGGCAACCAGACCGAGCATGTGCTCTTCGGGGACGCGATCACCAGCGTCGGGGTGCCGGAGCGGGATCCGCAACAGGGCACCTGGGGCGTTCCCTTCACCCTCTCCGACGAAGGGGCTGCCGCCTTCCGCCGGGCTGCCATCGACCACAATGCGGTGAACGATCCCGACAACCACGAGCTGATCATGCTGCTCGACAATCGATCGGTCTATTCCGCTCCGCTCAGCCCCGATCTGGCAAACCAGCTCCGATCCGGTCCCGTTCGCGTCCTCTCCGCCTCGACGGGCGCCGGACAGGAGGCCCTCGATCGGGCGATGGCCCTCGAGATCCACCTCCGGGCCGGTGCGCTCCCCGTGGAGGTCTCGGTGGCGGGCTCCGGATCCGTCCCCGCCTCGCTCGGTGACCACTTCAAGACAATGTGCCTGTACGCCGGCATCCTGGCGGTCCTGACTGTCGGGGCGGTGGTCTACTTCCGCTACCGCGAACCGATGGTCGTCTTCCCCATGATGGCCATCAACGTTGCCGAGATCATCATCCTGCTCGGGATCGCCCGCTTCATCCAGCAGCTCGATCTGGCGGCGATTGCCGGTATCATCGCGGTGCTGGGCACGGGCATCGATCAGCTGGTGGTGATCACCGACGAGGTGCTGCATGAAGGGCGCGTGCCCTCCCCGAACCTCTACTTAAAGAGGCTCTCGCGGGCGCTCGGCATCATCGTCGTCGCCGCCGCGACGGTCGTCATCGCCATGCTGCCCCTGGTGCTGATGGATCTCTCAACGCTCCGCGGATTTGCCATCGTCACCATCATTGGCGTTCTCATCGGGGTGCTCGTGACGCGCCCGGCCTACGGTCGGATCATCATGACCATCCTCTCCCGCTGA